The DNA region TACACAGGtgtcttaaagtgaatctgtcaccacatttgatttatctaaactattaatataagACATACAGGTAAGactttttcagcattctataacctgtacGCCGATAGCAGATGCCTTCCTGTTGAgaaatcatctatcatttcaaataaatgACCCCTTCCAGTCTCTGGGGAGGATGTGGTCAGAAAGATAACTCCACCtgtagagcttattttacatgaaggggagttactagtgagacaagtaactaaattGAGAAtgaaatttgcaaacattttttaTTCTCTCTGAGCTCTACTGCATTGCAAGAATATTGCAGCTTTGtttgcctgtgagctggaagctgaagcagagaggaacctgcagatgtgtcagttacagtcacacacagctctgcagtgagatctgaCATGACACATTACTCTGGTATCTCCCTCTTCTATTTAAAGCAAGCTATGGAGGCAGATAATATCCTCCCAGAGCCTGGAAAAGGTCATTTATATGAAGTGATAAAAAATGATTTGTCAACAAGGCAActgatatgaggcatacatgtAGGACTTTTTCCAGCTATTACCTGTATGTCCATGCTGTGCTATCTGTATACTCTtgcttcccccctgcccaggagatgtggtatgatcagaccatgttcctgtatggtcagcagggctgtggagttggagtcgttgagtcggagtccattttgttggagtcggtataaaatggaccagctccgactcctaaaatatataataaattgggtacagtagttcaatgcagcttGTGGGGAATAATTTTTATCATAATTTGGGAAAgcaatgaaatgtcctataaatgtctgtgttattcctgatctaaggtctagactttaagctgagatgaatctgtgctgcagtttatgttcatgataagtagtgaggcGCCTCCTCTAcagagaaggggaaaaaataaacacacagggaaggaaagcctacattcatctcagaacttcTAGAGTGAACAagaaagcaggattaaagaaggtaagtacttcctaaagcatatctaaactttcaataaactgtgcataaatcaatagtccagtatatgttgtctctgtatgcttgatgttttagttgttttttcctcttagctcatgtttggagaaattagctgctctgatgacttatattCCATGTATAGTGTATACAAAGGGAaaaatgttttctaacatctcaaattcggaaATACAGTATCAGGATCGatgagggtgtgtgtgtgtgtgtgtgtgtgtgtgtgtgtgtgtgtgtgttctggaatgtgatttagtgcaaacatgctccctccctcctcttcatagactgtgaagaaatatgatgtgaagcatttagtgagctgtaccctgtgtaccctgctgagacaagccttgacattgaaagttcagagtaaagtTATTTaacaccacattttacaaacttcaTACTTatttgtcctattgatttatgcaaagattgttttatttctatcccaaaTTATATACAGTGCACAATTCCATATTCTTGcaaatattacattttattatattttttttttacaggacaaagttattttgagagcgaatttacataattacaaagtgtctaagaagcatcttatgaagtcctctggatttgagcatttcacagtgactcaagatactAAACATTTTGtttgtcagtgtataagtgaccaaGATGAAAAATGCTGTGAttccaaaatcagtgcatactcaggcagcgGTAAAAATgttccttcaagagcttccaatatAAGAAAACATTTACaatgctgccacccagaagtttacaaagctgtgactgaaaaagatcaaagcagcaccaagaaaccagagactcGCACTTCCCGcaaggcaaaggaggaggaaagagcgtctcaaacatcagttacaagatattttgtaagtgacaaatttACTGTAACAATGACGTATCGTTTCTCCTTAAGGAGAGTGAcacaccatctctggcttgtcaaggtaaggaggcttatttgccgtacaatgctcctctgggaaattaaatatgcaaattgcctcttctgagaaaaagaggacttaactctatagcgccacctgttggaagtagcgatcctgtcTTCAACGatgaccgctgtgctctgctttacggccggccggcgctaatacattcagtgcaggttagccgccggcgggggacgtgacagacatcagaaggtgagtatgtagtggtttttttttttacttttacaatggtaaccagggtaaatatcgggttactaagtgcggccctgcgcttagtaacccgatgtttaccctggttacaagtgaacacatcgctggatcggtgtcacacacaccgatccagcgatgacagcgggtgatcagcgacgaaataaagttctggacttctagctccgaccaacgatatcacagcgggatccagatcgctgctgcgtgtcaaacacaacgagatcgctatccaggacgctgcaacatcacggatcgtcatcgttctcgctgcaaagtcgcttagtgtgaaggtaccttaagaggtgcGAAGAGTTATTCCATTACCAGTTCAACAGTGATTGCATCAACAGGCCAACAATAATCTGATGATGGAAAACCCCATTACCATTCTAAAGATCCCCATACACAGTTAATGGTTTGGCTGATGGCCATGACTACCAAGCCCCTCATCAACAGGTTTGCTCTGCCAACTTCTCTGGGAGTCAGATATGCCATAGGAAATCCAATGTGCCTGATTTTTCTCTCACTGGACATCATCTGTCGGTTCGCTCGATGCTAATCTAATCTGTATGGGGGACCTCAAACGTGACAAAGTATAGAATGCGGTGTCAGGTGCACTTTATTCAGGCTGTATAAATTAAGaagtatatttttttttgttttgccatcATAACAGTACAGACATTTCATCAGAAGATGATTCTACTCGCGCAGCACTTTTAGAAGCTACAACAAGGAAGCAACAGTCACAATATGCTCTAACAAGGCATCAGACGTTCTGAAGAAAACACTGCAAGACGGATTCTTCAAAGACTAAAAAAAAGTAAGTAATACAACTGAAGATAATCTGGAGACAATATATTATTATATAAGGAATGCGGTAGATACATTAGTAGGCGAGCTGGAGCCTTTACTATTACATATATCTGACTCTTTAGAGAACCCTTAATGCCGCCTCGATATATATCACAGCTTGCGCTCTCACTGCTGAGATTTACAGGGAATCCTAAGGTCACAGTTAGAAGAATGTACATTAATTATGTACACCAAGTTTAAGAAGACCGTTTAAAAGGCAATTATGTAAATATATTTTTGGAACTGGCATTACAGGCAATTAGTGGGAACCAGACATTGACAGATTgttataaaagaggaaactatcacATTTGCATCACTAAAACAATATATACACGCACCAACATTATTTAtacacacctatatacacacacatatatatatatacatatatatatatatatatacatacatacacacacatacacacacacacacacacacacacagtgcagaccaaaagtttggacacacctcatttaaagatttttctgtattttcaggactatgaaaattgtacattcacactgaaggcatcaaaactatgaacaaacacatgtggaattacggtatatacttaacaaaacagtgtgacacaactgaaattatgtcttatattctaggttcttcaaagtagccaccttttgctttgatgactgctttgcacactcttgacattctcttgatgagcttcaagaggtagtcaccggaaatggttttcacttcacaggtgtgccctgtgttaataagtgggatttcttgccttataaatggggatggaaccatcagttgtgttgtgcagaagtctggtggatacacagctgatagtcctactgaatagactgttagaatttgtattatggcaagaaaaaagcagctaagaaaaacgagtggccatcattactttaagaaataaaggtcagtcagtctgaaaaattggtaaaactttgaaagtgtccccaagtgcagtggcaaaaaccatcaagcgctacaaagaaactggctcacatgaggaccaccaaggaaaggaagacctagagtcacctctgcttctgaggataagtttatccgagtcaccagcctcagaaatcgcaggttaacagcagctcagattagagaccaggtcaatgccacacagagttctagcagcagacacatctctacaacaactgttaagaggagactttgtgcagcaggccttcatggtaaaatagctgctaggaaacctctgctaaggacaggcaacaagcagaagagacttgtttgggctaaagaacaaaaggaatggacattagaccagtggaaatctgtactttggtctgatgagtccaaatttgagatctttggttccaaccaccgtgtctttgtgcgacgcagaaaaggtgaacggatggactctacatgcctagttcccaccgtgacgcatggaggaggtgtgatagtgtgggggtgctttgctggtgacactattggggatttattcaaaattgaaggaatactgaatcagcatggctaccacagcatcttgcagcggcatgctattccattcggtttgcgtttagttggaccatcatttatttttcaacaggataataaccccaaacacacctccaggctgtgtaagggctatttgaccaagaaggagagtgatggggtgctacgccagatgacctggcctccagtcaccagacctgaacccaatcaagatggtttggggtgagcaggaccgcagagtgaaggcaaaagggccaacaagtgctaagcatctctgggaactccttcaagattgttggaagaccattcccggtgactacttcttcaaGCTCATGAAGAgactgtcaagagtgtgcaaagcagtcaccaaaacaaaaggtggctactttgaagaacttagaatagaagacataatttcagttgtttcacacttttttgttaagtatataattacacatgtgttaattcatagctttgatgccttcagtgtgaatgtacaattttcatagtcatgaaaatacagaaaaacctttaatgaTATGtattacacacactgctcaaaaaataaagggaacactttaacAACAGAATAGATCTCCAAGTAAatcgaacttctgtgaaatcaaactttccACTTAGGGAGCaatactgacaatcaatttcacatgctgttgtgcaaatggaatagacaacagacagaaattattggcaattatcaagacactcaataaaggagttgttctgcaggtggggaccacagaccacatctcagtaccaatgctttctggctgatgttttggtcccttgaatgttggttgtgctttcaactcatggtagcatgagacggactctacaacccacacaagtggcttaggtagtgcagctcatccaggatggcacatcaatgcgagatgtggcaagaaggtttgttgtgtgtcagtgtagtgttcagcgtggagagccatctgctgcctgcaacatgcttcagcatgactggttggcagtgggtcagtaatggtgtgggatggcatttctttggagggccgcacagccctccatgtgctcgccagaggtagcctgactgccattaggtaccgagatgaaatactcagaccccttgtgtgaccatatgctggtgcggttggccctgggttgctcctaatgcaggacaatgccagacctcatgtggctggagtgtgtcagcagttcctgtatgatgaaggctttgaagctatggactagcccgcccgttctccagacctgagtccgattgaacacatctgggacatcatgtctcgcaccatccaccaacgtcacattgcaccacaggctgtccaggagttggcggatgctttagtccaggtctgggaggagaaccctcagtagaccatccgctgcctcatcaggagcatgcccaggcattgtagggaggtcatacaggcacatggaggcaacacacacacaactgaacatcatttccttgtcttgaggcatttccactgaaattggatcagcctgtaatttgattttccactttgattttgagtatccttccaaatccagacctctatgggatattcattttgatttacattgatcatttttagttttttttgttgtcaacacattccactatgcaatgaataaagatttgcaagtgaaatatttcattcagtgagatacatattaaaaaaaaaaagaattatatacacatatatacatacacacatacatacatcccCATatccatacacatatatatatatatatatatatatatatatatatatatatatatatatatattacatttttagGACCACAAGATACTATTTGTTAAAAGAAATAAGTCAGCCAACAGCCACATTACTGTTTTGCACTGTTTCCCCAAGTGCACTTTGTTTCTGAAGTGGAAAAGCTTCCTTAAGGCTAATGCTCCCCAAATGTCCCGGAGACTCCAGTAACAGGAGGCATATAATCAGggcactgcactttttttttttttttaataaatactcCTTTCTTGTCCGACAGTGTCAGGAAGTGaggaaaatatatatgtatatctaaccTGGGGTCACTACTTAGAGGGAACAGGTCTGGGGTTCTATACAAATGTATTTAATTTTTGTGTAATATTTTTCTTTTAGTTTTTAACAGATCAAAACATTTTTTAGCAACATTCCAGAATACCACAAAAACACACATTTTCTGGTTATCAAAGACCGGCATGAAACTAAAGTAATATTAAAAACCCGTATCTGTGGCCTTTTTTTTTAGACTCTTAACCGTATTCTTTTAATTCAGTTAAACGCTTAGACTAATAAGCGTCACCTTGCAGATACGCAGGAAAAAAGCAGAACTTAAAAATCATTACTCTGGTTCATGCtggatatgtatacacacacacacctagcaTGCCCCCTAGAGTTTTGAAGTGGTAGCACATATTCCAATGCCATACTATTGCCACACAGCTGTTCTCTGTGTATGAATTCACACTGACCACTGccctttaaccctttagatgctgctaTTAATAGTGAGTGTGGGGGCTCCCcatttaaccccatcggcaccctgaaatCATATGTGTGGTCACGATGGATGCCACGGAAATTCACGTCCAAATATCGGACTTAAGAGTCTGCTGGTTATAGTGACGTGTGtttagaagttagcaacatttaggtggttacCTTTTTTTTTTCACGGTCATCATGCCAGTTTGCATTAGTTCCTgaaaagcacctaaagggttaaacaTACCTGCAATCAActttgaatatgttgaggggtgcggtttttaaaatatcACTTTTGGGGCTCTCAATATACAGGGCCCCGAAGATAAATCCAAAACTGAAAAAGGCACTAAAAAAATGAGCGCTGTAAATTTGCTTTAAAATTGTTAGCCATTTTCCATTTGTTTTCATCATGTTTATGATGAAAAGCAGACAGAGGGAAATGTTATATAATAACTATTTTGTGTTTCACTGTTCGGATTACAAGGGAAAAATCAACGTATGAAAACTGCAAATTTTTTTAGAAGTTTgtcaagtttgattttttttttttcaaaatcaatGCAAaacatctacctaaatttaccatcatGAAATAACATTACATTTTGTTGCCTTTTGCAGGAACAATAAATGGACACCACTAGAAATCCTTATATCTCATGGACGATCCATTTAGGAGAGAAAATGGATAATTCTATGCCACATACTGATAACGCCACATTAATGGACAATTCGACCACGTGCACTACGGATGAATCCTTACTCAATTATACTCTCGTGTTTTTCTACTCTCTCATTTTTATCATTGGACTGATGGGCAATGGTTTGGCACTGTATGTGTTTTTACGTATTCACCGCAAAAGAAACTCTGTGCAGGTGTACCTGCTAAACACGGCCATTGCCGATCTGCTCTTGATTGTTTGCCTTCCATTTCGGATAATATATCACTTTTCAAAACAGTGGAAAATGGGCATCGTTTTCTGCAAGGTTGTCGGCAACCTGTtttacatgaacatgtacataagtaTTGTGCTTTTGGGTCTCATCAGCATGGATCGTTACGTGAAAGTGAAGAAATCTCAGCGAGGGCAGAGTGTGTCGAAAAGGAAATGTAGCATCCAGATCTGCTGCTGCCTGTGGGCGGGCGCCATCCTCTCCGGGACACTGCTCATTGCTACACAATCATTCGGAAAACAACCCGACAACAACGAGTGTTTCCAATACACAGACCGGAAACGCCAGATTTGGCAAGCGGCATTTAATTACTTTGTCGTGTTAGTCTTTTGGATTGTTTTTGTAATGCTTATATTATCCTATGTAAAGATTGGAAAAAACCTTCAGAAGATCTCCAGGGAGCGGGCGTACTTCCCAAGTGCTGGGAGGTACAATGCGACGGCATACAAGTCATTCTTTGTGCTCTTCATCTTCACCACCTGCTTTGTGCCATATCACACATTTAGGATTGCTTACATCGCAACCCAACTGCAAACGCTCTCTTGTTACTGGGTGGATATAGTTCACAAAACCAACGAAGTTACCCTCATGCTGTCTGCCTGTAACAGCTGTCTGGACCCCATCATGTACTTCTTACTGTCCAACAGCGTCCGGAGAACCGTGAGACAGCTTCTCTGCAGAGTCAGCCGAGATGGCAGCAAGAGCGAAAGCAACACATCAGATCTCCATCCAGGACATACGCTACCGGACAGTATCACCAACGCGCAATCACAGACTCCTACTCCGTTAAGTAGAAGAAAAATCAGAATGACTGTAAGTCAAAATATTGAATGGCACAAGCAAAGGGTTTAGACACCATTGGCACAGGATTTTTACACCTTAGTATAAAAGTTTTATCAGCAACCACCAAGTCACAGTCTAATCTTTATTCCTTTACTcattcatttttttaaccaagatatgCAGTTTTAAATCTAGTCCATGTTTCACCTAGTTCTTTTGTATGGGTGCCCTCCCCACCCACCACATTCCCGCCTACAAATGGACAGCAAGTGTGATGTCTACATGACCCAGATGTGTTTCTACATCAGCACTGCCTGATCTTCGATTTCCACTAAGGTTTTCTCTGCCCTCAGTATAACATGGATGCTTTCTCCACTCTCCAATATTCTGTGTACAACCATTTCCTCACCCTATTGCCATTGTCAAAcagaaatgagagagaaaaaaaaaaaaaaaagacattgcagtAGAGCTCCAATGGATTGGCTGTATATTTCGCAGACCGATTAGATGAAGGACTTGCACACACTGTGTAACAGCAACATGGTATGAGACTCTTTAATGACAGCTATTTAGAAAGttgctaaattttgcattttaagtAGCAAATTACCCACAAAGAATTCAGTGCAAGATTGTACATATAGTTTACACTTCAaggaagcattttttttatttttttttatttaaacacacTAAAGTGGTCTATACACACATGGAGAGGTTAGTGGCTGCAAGAACCCCACGGGGCTGCCTTTTGTCTATTAAATGATGCTctagaaaggaaaaaataaattaatGCTCAAAATCAGTGATCGTGTATATAGCTAAATTATATAGTGACAGCAAAGGTGTACATAGTATTTTATGTAAAAAGTGAAGTAGGAGATGGTGTAATGAAAATAAACTACAATTATGCGGCTAACTTTGCTCAATTGGCATTTACCAGTCATGTAATTTTTACCATTTAGAGACAGTTCCAGTTAATCCTTACTCTACTCTAATTTTTACTGACGGCTACACAGCATGGACAGTTCAGAAACTTTGTAATACATTGGGAGATATATCATTCCACCTATAAGTTTTAAAACTATAAAATGTAGCACAAGGTGTACTTTCAAAGCACCAGTCTGAACACTTGACACCTGCACAACATTTATGGCGCAAGTCAAAagaaggtgtatggagcgggctcaagaAGTCACCCCTTTCTCAGCAGGTGatggctgtgtgttacagccaggactTGCCTCTAGGACCTCTTCCCacgattgttaacctgttaaataccgATGCCAAatttctgacagcggtatttatatTGGGATGCGTAATTCCATGCACCTGTGAAGTGATCGCAGGTCATCGATGGGTTGCTACGACAGCTAGGGGGTCTACTGAAGACCAGTGATGATCATTCTGGAGCTACTCAAACACTATGGCCGTGCTTCAAAAGGAGACTGATTTTGGCTATATACAGCGATGCTGTGGCATTGCTACACATAGCCCAAGTGATCAGACaatcagcttcaagtcccctaagggggcaAACAAGAACAGTAGTAATCACAATAAACTTGCTACATAAAGTGAGTACATGAATGGATATTACAAGCATGAGATGATGGAAAAAATGGTGCTGGCCCAAGATTTAACAAAATGTAGTATTGAAAATGCAACTGATTTTTCCAGAGTCCCTAAGCATCGGTAAAAAACCTGGTCTGGGTTGCAAGGGCTACACAGAAACTGGTGGCTTCAGTAGCCCTATGCTCCTATGCTCATGTGATACTGAAGAAGCAAAGCCATCTCTGCTTGCAACCAAGCCATGGTGCCAAACTGCTGATTACCAGGAGTGCTGCCGTCCAAAATATTAGGTTTCTTAATAGTTAAAACTTGCCCACTTGCTGAGCGAGGTGAAGAACTAGGACATATTTAGCTTATTAGACCTTCTCGATCAAAATATAAGCATTAAAATACATTGATGTATATTTAGGAAAAATTTACAATAACCCTTTACTAAACCACATTGTGAAAGGAAGTCCTGCAGCAACATGCACAGTGTAGGCTCAGCTGCCGGGAGATGTATCTGGCACCTTCTCCTGCAACACACCGCTAATAGCACTGCAGTTGTGCCACATGAACAAGTATCAAGTACATGTAGATCTATGGTTTTCCCATTTCTTGAAATCTATGAAAATCATACATCATAGCTCAGTTTACACACAGGACTATAGAACAGGGTAGTGGTGAGGAACTCTGTTTCCAGGAACTACAGCAAACATACGGTACCCATCACTTTCATTCTGCCTATTAATGTAAAACAGAAAAtctacacatctatatatatatacacatatgtatgtaCACACAACGAATTACATTTAGATAGCGtgtgatatattcatatatacactaCACACAAACTGAAATACCAAGAATTAAGAGTTGGTGAATTAAATAAGTCACAATAGCGACAGTTAGACAAGTTAATAAAATGCGAAAGACTAAAAGAATttagattatttaaaaaaatatatatatatagttcttaccgataacggtatttctctgagcccatgacggcaccacggagagaggggatccgcccaccaaggacaggaaacctacagataaaaaggcggtaccactctcccgcatcagttgtttactagagaacgatgggagactatggaatAGCGTATTAGTTTTAAcata from Ranitomeya variabilis isolate aRanVar5 chromosome 3, aRanVar5.hap1, whole genome shotgun sequence includes:
- the GPR34 gene encoding putative G-protein coupled receptor 34, with the translated sequence MDTTRNPYISWTIHLGEKMDNSMPHTDNATLMDNSTTCTTDESLLNYTLVFFYSLIFIIGLMGNGLALYVFLRIHRKRNSVQVYLLNTAIADLLLIVCLPFRIIYHFSKQWKMGIVFCKVVGNLFYMNMYISIVLLGLISMDRYVKVKKSQRGQSVSKRKCSIQICCCLWAGAILSGTLLIATQSFGKQPDNNECFQYTDRKRQIWQAAFNYFVVLVFWIVFVMLILSYVKIGKNLQKISRERAYFPSAGRYNATAYKSFFVLFIFTTCFVPYHTFRIAYIATQLQTLSCYWVDIVHKTNEVTLMLSACNSCLDPIMYFLLSNSVRRTVRQLLCRVSRDGSKSESNTSDLHPGHTLPDSITNAQSQTPTPLSRRKIRMTVSQNIEWHKQRV